The proteins below come from a single Fibrobacter sp. genomic window:
- a CDS encoding YihA family ribosome biogenesis GTP-binding protein produces the protein MNPVKFDSIEITSAEFVKSAVSLKGLPEERLPQVGFLGRSNVGKSSLMNALMGQKNLVKVSSTPGKTRELNFFKVNGKFFLVDLPGVGFAKVSIQKRDEMGDFIREYVEKCKDLRGLIYLVDIRHGGTAIDVETVESIRATGCPVLVVASKRDKVNQSEFAKNTKLIQERMGLDSKPLAVSALKKTGLDHLWQEILKAVEGNELVEK, from the coding sequence GTGAATCCGGTAAAGTTCGACTCCATCGAGATTACTAGCGCCGAATTCGTGAAAAGCGCCGTGTCCCTGAAGGGGCTTCCCGAAGAGCGGCTCCCCCAGGTGGGGTTCCTCGGGCGCTCCAACGTGGGCAAATCTTCCTTGATGAACGCCCTCATGGGCCAGAAAAACCTGGTCAAGGTCAGTTCTACCCCCGGAAAGACCCGCGAATTGAACTTTTTCAAGGTCAACGGCAAGTTTTTTCTTGTAGATTTACCAGGAGTGGGCTTCGCCAAAGTCAGCATCCAGAAACGGGACGAGATGGGCGACTTTATCCGCGAGTACGTGGAAAAGTGCAAGGACCTGCGGGGGCTTATCTACCTGGTAGATATCCGCCACGGCGGGACCGCCATTGACGTGGAGACGGTGGAAAGCATCCGTGCCACGGGTTGCCCCGTGCTGGTGGTGGCAAGCAAGCGCGACAAGGTGAACCAGTCGGAGTTTGCAAAGAACACGAAGCTCATCCAGGAACGCATGGGGCTGGATTCGAAACCTCTGGCCGTAAGCGCCCTGAAAAAGACCGGCCTGGACCATCTCTGGCAAGAGATTCTCAAGGCGGTGGAAGGGAACGAACTGGTAGAGAAGTAG
- the recR gene encoding recombination protein RecR, whose amino-acid sequence MNAEPQSLENLIGEFASLPGIGRKTARRLAYHVLTRSKEQVAQFADSLNAAAEKVHPCPRCFCFTDEEICPICNERKDARALCVVEKSSDIVPFERSGIFKGLYFVLGGVISPLDGIGPEQLHLPQLVERIKTEQIEELVLALGSSPEADSTALMIDRMLSGVNVKRTRLARGIPMGSDLEFVDEVTMLRAFEGRVSL is encoded by the coding sequence ATGAACGCTGAGCCCCAAAGCCTGGAAAACCTCATCGGTGAATTTGCAAGCCTGCCCGGAATCGGCCGCAAGACCGCCCGCAGGCTGGCCTACCACGTGCTGACCCGCTCCAAGGAGCAGGTGGCCCAGTTTGCAGATTCCCTGAACGCGGCGGCAGAAAAAGTCCACCCCTGCCCCAGGTGTTTTTGCTTTACCGACGAAGAGATTTGTCCCATCTGCAACGAGCGGAAAGACGCCCGGGCCCTGTGCGTGGTGGAGAAAAGTTCCGACATCGTGCCTTTTGAACGCTCCGGAATTTTCAAGGGACTTTACTTTGTTCTGGGTGGCGTGATTTCGCCCCTGGACGGAATCGGACCCGAGCAGCTCCACCTGCCCCAGCTGGTGGAACGCATCAAGACGGAACAGATAGAAGAACTGGTGCTAGCCCTAGGATCTAGCCCCGAGGCCGACAGCACCGCCCTGATGATCGACCGCATGCTCTCCGGCGTGAACGTGAAACGGACCCGCCTTGCCCGCGGCATTCCCATGGGCTCTGACCTGGAATTTGTAGATGAAGTCACCATGCTCCGGGCCTTCGAAGGGAGGGTCAGCCTGTGA
- a CDS encoding EAL domain-containing protein: MLSLAYLARQPILDREGKIYAYELLFRDSPESDTAVIANDNLATAQVLENVLTNIGLPRLIGENKAFINCNREMLLDNIFKLLNPKWFVLEVLEDVEVDEALVKAVAHYKDRGFELALDDFIFNQEFLKRFEPLFPYVSYVKMDLVDNSTEDMKQAAEFFKAKGIKLLAEKVEDAATYKTCFNLGYDFFQGFYFAKPELVTGKKLDSTSEAIIKLLFLLRTHPSLDEVSTGLEAYPDISENFLKFVNSKAGYVSKRIDKVRDAIAWVGLRHIQEWLTLILYARPEFGTAPQCSPLFQNATHRARFMEIITRFIGGTDDDLPAKAYMVGLISRVDALVGTPLENILNDSPMDDEIRDALLHRKGLLGKLLTLADAVEQDDKATISQQLKDLKVSTNLLNRCVYDAYSWTHER, from the coding sequence ATGCTTTCTCTCGCCTATCTAGCACGCCAGCCTATCCTCGACCGAGAGGGTAAAATATACGCCTACGAGCTTTTGTTCCGGGATTCTCCGGAAAGCGATACCGCCGTTATCGCCAACGACAACCTGGCCACCGCCCAGGTGCTGGAAAACGTGCTCACCAACATCGGACTCCCGAGACTCATCGGCGAAAACAAGGCCTTTATCAACTGCAACCGGGAAATGCTCCTGGACAACATCTTCAAGCTGTTGAATCCCAAGTGGTTCGTGCTGGAGGTTCTGGAAGACGTGGAGGTGGACGAGGCACTGGTGAAGGCCGTGGCCCACTACAAGGACCGGGGATTCGAACTCGCCCTGGACGACTTTATTTTCAACCAGGAATTCTTGAAGCGTTTCGAGCCCCTGTTCCCTTACGTGTCCTACGTGAAGATGGACCTGGTGGACAACAGCACAGAGGACATGAAGCAGGCGGCGGAATTTTTCAAGGCGAAGGGCATCAAGCTTTTGGCCGAAAAGGTGGAGGACGCCGCCACCTACAAGACCTGTTTCAACCTGGGCTACGACTTTTTCCAGGGGTTCTACTTTGCAAAGCCGGAGCTTGTGACCGGCAAAAAACTGGACTCCACCTCGGAAGCTATCATCAAGCTGTTGTTCCTGCTACGCACCCATCCGTCGCTGGACGAGGTGAGCACCGGCCTGGAAGCCTACCCCGACATTTCCGAGAACTTCTTGAAGTTCGTGAATTCCAAGGCGGGCTACGTGAGCAAGCGAATCGACAAGGTCCGTGACGCTATCGCCTGGGTAGGCCTCCGGCACATACAGGAATGGCTCACCCTGATTCTCTACGCGAGGCCCGAGTTCGGCACGGCGCCCCAGTGCTCACCCCTGTTCCAGAACGCCACCCACCGTGCCCGCTTTATGGAAATCATCACCCGCTTTATCGGCGGCACCGACGACGACCTGCCGGCGAAGGCCTACATGGTGGGGCTTATCAGCCGTGTGGACGCCCTGGTAGGGACCCCTCTCGAAAACATTCTGAACGACTCCCCCATGGACGACGAAATCCGCGACGCCTTGCTGCACCGGAAGGGCCTGCTGGGCAAGCTGCTGACCCTGGCCGACGCCGTGGAACAAGACGACAAGGCTACCATCTCGCAACAGTTGAAAGACCTGAAAGTTTCGACCAACCTATTGAACCGTTGCGTCTATGACGCCTACAGCTGGACCCATGAACGCTGA